In Lycium barbarum isolate Lr01 chromosome 9, ASM1917538v2, whole genome shotgun sequence, the DNA window CACCACCTCCACCCaccacctacttattttttaaagttcctattttatcctttacTTGAGTTTTATTGATATGTATAAACTAATTTCTacttaagagttaagggtattttaataaacttacaagttattatacaagcACTATAaactcaaaccaaacaatacaaatgttattaaaccacaacaaacaatgcagtctatccaaacattgtgttcattaatacagtataaTATAGTATAACACCATACTGTATATTAATGAAGCaggggaaacaaccatccaattttataattttaaaactGGAATCTTGTTGTACCATGTCTAATTTAATTTCAGGTGCTAAATTCATTACCACCAATAAGTTGTGGTTGGGGTAATAAGGTATTATTTCATCTTTATCAAAGATCTAGGATAAGAGAGCATTTTATCTCCATAATAGGACTTTCCGGCATAAAGCTATAAAGTGGGTAGCGGACAAATAAAATACTAAACTCATTCATTTTCAATCATATGAAAACTTCAATCAAACAATTGGAGGCTACGAAAAATGACCAAACTGTTATAAACAgcttgtagatattgtccgctttggcgcacctcacggctttaaaacgcgtctacaagtaaAGACTTCAGAccctgcttataagcacgcacacaatcccgtgtgcgagcgatgtgggaacttcaagttcacaacacaccctctcatcgcgagcatcgtgctgataacgtgttataaacagcttgtagatattgtccgctttgacgcacctcacggctttaaaacgcgtctacaagtaaagacttcaggccctgcttataagcacgcacacaatcccgtgtgcgagcgatgtgggaacttcaagttcacaacacaaaCTTCAATTATTTCCATTTCTTATCTTTGCTAAAACCATCTCCCAACCGCACACGTGTCTTTGCATTTTTGAATATTGATTCACATTGGACCACTTTATTTATGAGCACTAAGCCACTAACTAATAGAAATAGTTGCTCAGGAAACCTAGATTTGTTGAAATAAGAACAAATATGTCCGGAACTGCAGATTGTCAAGCTGAATTAACAATGGATTACGATCCGTTGAAGGAAATAAAAGCTTTTGACGATACAAAAGCTGGTGTTAAGGGACTAGTTGATGCTGGCATAGTAGAAATACCAAGATTTTTCATTAGGCCACCTCATGAACTTGCTGAAGAGTTGAAGCTGGGAAAGTCAACTCTACAGGTTCCAGTGATTGATCTCAGTGGCATAGAGATTCAAGATCGACGTAAGAAGATTGTCGATGAAATAAGGGAAGCATCAGAGAAGTGGGGATTTTTCCAACTGATAAATCATGGGGTTCCTCCAAGTGTTTTGGAAGGAATGATTGATGGGATTCGTGAGTTTCATGAACAAGATGCTGAAGTGAAGAAAGAGTACTATTCGCGCGATAGAGGGAGAAGCGTTAGATACGAGAGCAATCCTCATATGTATCAAACAAAGAATGCACAGTGGAGGGATACATTGAGCATTTCTACACTAGCTTCTGGTCACATTGAACCTGAAGAAATACCAGCAATTTGCAGGTAACTATCCATTCTTCTGCATTTGAATTGCAATTCTATATCAGCCCTGTTCTGGTTGAAATTGGTTAAGTAAAGATCAGAACTATTGAATTATAGCAAGACCAATTGTATGCTTTATGTTCTGGCTTTTTAGAAAATGGAATATGAGAAGCAGAGATGTTAAGTATTACCCTCTCCATCCTAATttatcctaatttatgtgatatagtttgactaagagcccgtttggattgacttataagttgcttgtaagttgcttataagctgtttttttgagtgtttggctggccaacgcttttttgagtgtttggctggccaacttaaagtcattttgtgcttaaaataagctcaaaaaaataattgggcccatttgatttagtttatctaaagcagcttataagctgaaaacagcttataagccaaaaaaaataagttagactaccccaacttatttttttaggttataagctgcaaacaacttataggcataagcccatccaaataggctctacacacggagtttaagaaagaaagaagttttttgaaacttgtggtctaaaacaagttatatatatttgtgtggttgtaaatcattttattgagggtaaaaggggaagttttaagttaaattatttctaaatataaaaatgtatcattctttatgggacagactaaaaaagaaatcgtgtcacataaattgggacagaggtaGTATTTAGCTGTTTTTTTCCAACATAGGTTCTTCTGATTGTCCTAATTTTGGATGCTTTCTTGGTGGAATTGCTCGTTCGATATTGCCCAATGAAACGTAACGTCCATAGCACAATTATGGATTTGTAGAGGTTTTAAGGGATTATTTACTCTTTCATTTCCTTAGTTAGAATCAGATACGTGTATGCATACCTCTTATTCTTGGAATATCACTAGGAAATTCCTCTGTTGTCTCGTGTATATATATGGTATCAGCTGGATGTGGCGCTTCGCCTGAACCTGGTTCTTGGAATATGTTGATCCAACTTTATCCTCATGAAGCAGCTAAGATTAATCAGTGATACTGCATGCTGAAATCTTTGGATATGGGGAATTCTACACATCTAGGTGTTTCTCTTTCAGTAAAGGCCACAATTGATTTGTTATGGTAGATCAGAATATCATAAATCTTTTTGAGTTCTGTAACTTTGTGTCTTTGGTATTTTTCTAATATCCAGGAAAACATCTCTCGAGTACATAAATCATGTGATGAAACTAGGGGAAATTATTCTTGGCTTACTATCAGAAGCTCTTGGGCTAAAACCTGACCACTTGAAAGCCACAGAATGTGATAAAGGACAAGTATTTGTATGCCATTATTACCCAGCATGCCCCCAGCCAGAGCTAACTCTTGGTGCCGCTAAGCATACAGATCCTGCTTTCCTCGCCTTTCTGCTGCAAGATCAAATTGGCGGCCTTCAAGTCATGCATGATAACCAATGGGTCAATGTTGAACCGATTGAACATGGATTGGTTGTTAGTATTGCTGACTTTCTTCAGGTTTGCAATAAAATACAGCTTTTTTGTCTCATTTATCTTCAATATTTATTAATTTGTTACTTATCTCAGTCTGATTTTGTAACAGATCCTATCAAACGACAAGTTTGTAAGCGCAGACCATAGAGTTGTAGCGAATAAGATAGGACCAAGGATGTCAGTGGCAAGCTTTTTCACCGGTGTTTTTGAACCTCCAAAGATGTATGGTCCAATCAAAGAGCTCATATCAGAAGAAAACCCCGCACTATATAAAGAATTTCTTGCGAGCGATTACATTACAAAGTTTTTCTCCAAGCCACTTGATAAGTCTGGTCTTGATCTTTTCAGACTGTGAAGAGTGACCAGGCGCCAAATCGCCAAGCAGCAGTGAACATCAGTATAGTCCTTCCGAAAACACTATAATCATGTGTACTGATCAATGAAAATTTGTGATTTGCTGCACATTAGTTTACATAACAATGTCAAAGTTTTTGATTTGCTGCACAGTAGTGCTTTACCAATGTGTAATTAGCTAAGAGAACTTACGTTCTCCTTTGAACTACTAGAGCACTTCTTGCCATGAAATTCACAGCCACCTGTTTGCATTT includes these proteins:
- the LOC132610281 gene encoding deacetoxyvindoline 4-hydroxylase-like, with translation MSGTADCQAELTMDYDPLKEIKAFDDTKAGVKGLVDAGIVEIPRFFIRPPHELAEELKLGKSTLQVPVIDLSGIEIQDRRKKIVDEIREASEKWGFFQLINHGVPPSVLEGMIDGIREFHEQDAEVKKEYYSRDRGRSVRYESNPHMYQTKNAQWRDTLSISTLASGHIEPEEIPAICRKTSLEYINHVMKLGEIILGLLSEALGLKPDHLKATECDKGQVFVCHYYPACPQPELTLGAAKHTDPAFLAFLLQDQIGGLQVMHDNQWVNVEPIEHGLVVSIADFLQILSNDKFVSADHRVVANKIGPRMSVASFFTGVFEPPKMYGPIKELISEENPALYKEFLASDYITKFFSKPLDKSGLDLFRL